The proteins below are encoded in one region of Rhodoflexus caldus:
- a CDS encoding methyltransferase, TIGR04325 family, whose amino-acid sequence MIRRIIHKVRETFFFEQTYPIHWKGNFPDWASAMQHARGYDDAAILERIKQSALAVKEGKALFERDGKLFYEPFYDYPLLSFLLKAALENNSKLRVLDFGGSLGSTWFQHRALLQGLDVQWYVVEQPHYVALGQELFHGDKVLQFYYQAADIPDKEALFVLASGVLYYIEIYHEFIRQLQALQPQYFFVHRTPFHEGAEHLITLQCVQSEENFEGTFPSWIFSREQFLAQFTPDYQLLAEGKSIDNIAARVEGLPRRFHNFCWFCFRKNAPQRILQ is encoded by the coding sequence ATGATACGGCGCATCATTCATAAAGTCCGCGAAACTTTCTTTTTTGAGCAAACCTACCCGATTCATTGGAAAGGCAACTTTCCCGATTGGGCATCTGCCATGCAACATGCGCGCGGATATGACGATGCGGCTATTTTAGAGCGCATCAAGCAATCGGCGCTGGCGGTCAAAGAGGGAAAGGCACTGTTTGAACGCGACGGCAAGCTGTTTTACGAACCCTTCTACGACTATCCGCTGCTTAGTTTTTTGCTGAAAGCTGCCCTAGAAAACAACAGCAAGTTGCGCGTGCTGGACTTTGGCGGTTCGCTCGGCAGCACTTGGTTTCAGCATCGGGCGCTGTTGCAAGGGCTTGACGTTCAGTGGTATGTAGTAGAACAGCCGCACTATGTCGCACTGGGGCAAGAACTGTTTCACGGTGATAAAGTGCTGCAATTTTATTATCAGGCTGCCGATATTCCCGACAAAGAAGCTCTCTTTGTGTTGGCTTCGGGGGTGTTATACTACATAGAAATTTATCATGAATTTATCCGACAATTACAGGCACTACAACCGCAGTATTTCTTTGTGCATCGCACCCCCTTCCACGAAGGGGCGGAACATCTGATTACTTTACAATGCGTGCAATCGGAAGAAAACTTTGAGGGAACGTTCCCGAGCTGGATTTTCAGCCGAGAGCAGTTTTTGGCACAATTTACGCCTGATTATCAATTGCTTGCAGAGGGTAAATCCATAGATAATATTGCTGCACGGGTGGAAGGACTGCCGCGCCGGTTTCATAACTTTTGCTGGTTTTGTTTCAGAAAAAACGCCCCTCAACGTATTTTGCAGTAA